The following is a genomic window from Shewanella avicenniae.
CTTTAGGTGAGATTTCCCACAATGAAGACCAAGAACCCACATCAGACCAACCTGCGTCCATCGGCACTACCACAGCGTCCGCAGTTTTTTCCATCACCGCGTAGTCGATAGATTCGCTTGGGCAAGCCAAAAACGCCGCTTTGTTCACACGAACAAAATCTAAATCTGGATCGACCGTACCGACCGCTTTCTCACAGGAGGCATAAATATCGGGACGATAGGCTTTCAGCTCTTCCAGGTAGCGCTTAGCGCTAAAGAGGAACATACCACTGTTCCAGTAATACTCACCGGACGCCAAATAAGCGCTAGCAGTAGCAAGATCTGGCTTTTCAACAAACTGTGCGACCGAAAATGAAGAACCTTGCACAGCGCCACGTTTGATATAACCATACCCGGTTTCTGGAGCAGTTGGCACAATACCAAAAGTAACTAGCTTGCCCGCTTCGGCATGTGTCACGGCTACTTGCACAGAGTTAGTAAAAGATGACTCATCACGGATCACGTGATCGGCAGCGAGCACCAACAGCAACGGTTCACTTCCGTCAATAGCTGCTTGCAATGCAGTAAATGCAGCAAGCGCGATCGCTGGCGCCGTGTTGCGCCCGGCGGGTTCTAGAATAATGTTGCTAGCTAACTTACCCTGCTGGCGTAACTGCTCGGCCACTAAAAAACGGTGGTCTTCATTACAAATCAACAATGGCGCCCCACAACTTAACTCGCCTAAACGGCTAATAGTGGCTTGCAACATGGTTAGCTCACCATCAACATTCAAAAATTGTTTAGGAAAAAGCTCACGGGACAAAGGCCACAAGCGGCTTCCGGTGCCGCCAGCCATAATAACAGGGGTAATCATCGTTGCTCCAAATTCTTAATTAAACTAACCCACTTAGATCTAATCACTTCCATACGGAAATTGAGACTAAAATACTGATATGCATTTAGCGATATATTATCACGAAAACTCAAATCGTTAGCCAAACGCATAACTTGCTCAAAATACTCTTCAGGTGTGCCCGCCAAAAGTATATCTCGATTATTGTTGACATCTAAACCTTCTATCCCCTTTTGATTAGTAACCACTGGAAGGCCTAAAGAGAAAGATTCAACAATTTTTGTTTTTATTCCTGTACCTGAAACAATTGGGCTGAGCAAACAAACTGAATCTGCTACAGCCTCATGTAAATCGTCGACGAATCCTAAAAAATTAACATTAGACAAATTATAACGAGCCTTAAAATCATCAGAAGTCCGACCAATTAAATCTAAAGTTAGAACAACCCCATTCTGGATAAACACAGGAAATATCTGATTAACTATATAATCAACAGACTGTTGATTGGGGAAATAATCAAAATTACCAATTAAACTTACACGCACTGAAGAAACTTTTGAATCAGTGTTTTCTATTAAACAAGAAAATCTTGACACTCGCCTGGAATAATCAGGCACAGACATAGCTATATCTGTAACATCTAAGTTGGCCATTTCAGAGAGCATCTTAGATTCAACGGGAGAAACAATAACACGACCATCGAATTTACTGGCATAAAACAACTCGCGTTTTCGAATCCTAGCCGACTCAAATTTAAGAACAGCCCTAATGATAAGAGGGATGAAATATAAAACAACCCTAGGCAACTTACTCTTATAAAAGCCTAAAACATCAACAGCACCACCACTTTTATAAAGATTCTCGTAGCGCAGTGAATAAATATCATCATAATCTAGAACTGAAATCGCGCCAGAAAAACCATTAACCAGCAAATAAGTTGCCATTCTAACACTATCAACATATACAACATCGATATCTGAATTTAAATGGGAGTTGATAATACGCTGTGCTTTGTAAGAATAGAACAATGCCTCATTCAGAGACCAACGTTCTAGAAGCACTTTAAAAAAAAGATTTTTAAATAACTCCAAAAAACTGGGCTTTGGTAGCGTAACAAATTTTTGCTGACTATCTTGGCAAATCTTACATTTATCGGTATCAGAAAAAGCCAATACAACGACTTGAGAAAAATCAGCGAACACCTTAAAGGCCGTCCTCAGAACCATTTTTCGGCCACTCAATTCGCCACTGAGTGGCCGAGTTAACAACATTAATGAATGCAACTTAACCTCAACATCACGAATTAAACAGTTTCAACAACAACTCTGCACTTCGATCCCAAGAGTAGCGGCGAACATTAGCCAAACTACGTTGTTTGAAATCAGCATACTTATGTGCATCGTCAAGTAAAACTAAAGCACCTGCAATTTGTTCAGCCGAAAATTCTTCTATATATACACCAGCTTCACCAGCTACTTCACCCAACGAAGTAACGCGAGACGTGACAACTGGCGTGCCAAAAGACATAGCTTCAAGCACTGGCAAACCGAAGCCCTCATAACTAGAAGGAAATAAAAAGGCGTGAGCATTTTGATACAAAAATGCTAACTGACCGTCTGATACACGGCCAACAAATAGTACTCTCTCACTAAAACCGGCAACATTAGTAAATCGTTGCTTTAAAGCTTCCCAATACTTTGGATCACCAAAAAGTACCAAAGTACTATCGCTATTAGCGCTATGTTCACTATAACGTAAAAACCCCTCGACAGATAAGATTGAATTCTTCCTCGGATCGCTCAAACAAACACTCAAATATATACGCCCAACGGGTAATTTGACCGATTCAGATCTAGGGAATTTTTTCGCCGACTCGTCGATTACAGTGATATCATCTGAGTGAATGTTTGAAAAATATGAACATATATCAGACTTCGAGAAATTTGATACCGTAATTATCTTATCAACTGCTTTTAATGAAAAAAACAAATTCATTTTATAATATAGATGATTCAATCTATGTTTTAACGAGGAAAAAGATAACTCCCTCAAAAACATAACGTCGTGCAACAATAAATAATTCTCGAAAAAAGAAGAACTCAAAAATGGCATCGTGTTAGCAGGGTGAAAAACTTTAGAAACTCGACTAAAGTTTTTTAATAAAAAATAAGGAAGTACAACATTTGACCACAACAAAAAGGAAGAGCAATTTAATATTTTGACCTCATAGCCGGCTGGTACACTTTCAATTGCCGCTTCACATTTGGGCACTATAATAACAAATCGACTACGGCATTCAGCAGGTATTGCATTCAAAATAGACTGTAAACAATAGGACATTCCGTTGCACTTACTGAGAACGAATCCATCTACAGCCACAAGACGTTTAAGACTTTCCATATATGCCATAAAGATTTTTCTTGTAAAGAATAGAGAGTAAAAACCACATAAAAATATTTGTAATCTGCCCTTGAAAAAAAACGAACAACAATACTAAAAAAACAACTCCGTGCATCGAATTTCCATATCCGCCCCCCAAAATACGGTTAAACTTACTATGTTTATATTGAGATTTAAAAATCACAAATAAGAACATTAAGAAGATAGCTAAAAAAAACACTCCAAAGTCGAACGCCGCGTTGAAAAGGTATGTCTGAGCTTTAAGTAAACCTTGTTCCTCAAATAATTTAATAAATCCGAAATGGTGATATAAAAAATAAAGATGAAAGCGCTCAACCATATCGATCCAAAAAACGGAAATACCACCAGCACCATACCCAAATGGATTAGTAATCATGCCTAACAACCCAATAAGATTAGAAATAAATCTGGTCGATGATGAAGGTTCGGCAAGAGAAGCAGCAACTAAAACATCAGAAATTGGTACATTATAATTGATAGAAGATACCGCCTGCTGAATCTGTTTAACGCGAGGAATATTTGATGCCAAAAAAGAAAGTAATGCTTCACCGAAAACGTAAATAATCGGCACAAAAACCAAAAAGCTCTTCACCAATGTTACGACATATGACTTTCTAACAAACAGTATTAAAATAACCAATAATCCCATTAGAGACTTTGTTGTAAGTATACACAACACCAGCAAAAATGAGTAAATTTGTAATTCAAATCTGGATATTATTGATTTATAAAAAAAAACTCTCAAACAGACTAATGAGACCGCAAAACCTGTCGCAGCATAACTCGGTTCAGCATATAAAAAAGATAAGCCCCTTACAGATGACGTATCAATGCCGTAGTGTCTCAGAAAGAAAACATCAGAAATATTTTGGTAACCATTCATAATTAGATTAATCGAAAAAAGATATCCGATTGCAATCATAAATGAAATAGAAATATATACCTTTAAAAAAATTGCTGACCAACCGTTAAAAAAATCCATCCTCCCAATAAAGATAAAAACAACAGGACCGATTAAATAGCTAAAATAAGCGACATAATTCACACTAGAATATGGAAAGGCCAAATCAAAGAAAAACCGTAAAAGTATCATTAATATCAAAAACGACAAAAAAACATCTGCCTTAGTCAACTTAAAACGGTGTCTATTTATGACAAAAAAAATAAAAGCAAAAAAAATGGAAAATATAGGCTGCGTTTCAACATCAATCCTCAAAAAGTTAAAATTCTGAAAAAATAATGATGCAAAAAACAACGAAGGAATCAAAAAATTTATATTCCTATCTTCCGATGAAAAATATTTCATATTTTATACTTTCACAGTAGCCTAATTCTTAAATTTTCGGTGTAGAACCCAAACGATCGCGGACATATTTGATAAAAAGATCGTAACGAGAAGACTTTAAAATATAACCTACTACAACATGAACATAAAAAAACATTTCATTTTTAAATCCAATATCCATGAAGCGCTTAACCATTAAAATATAGTTTTTAATCGGTAAATTCAATTGATCGCGAATGTAAGGGTAAAAATAATGAGCTAAATCTTTCTTAATCGAAATATAAGCATCATCAATATGAGTATTTTCTTCAATATCCTTAGCTATATTCAGCAAACCTTTAACCATATGAATCCGACCTTCCGGAACATAGCCGCCAGGTACAAAAATGCCTTTTTCGCCAGCGGCATTACCAAAATCCGGAGTTTCACTATCCCGAGAAAGAGTGATCACGTCACTAAAATAATACCCTTTACCCTCCGACACTAACATTCCAGCCAAATACATTTGGTAATATAAGTGGCCATCAAACTTATCGGTGGCAAGCTGTTTAGCTTTATCTACATTAACCACGAAACCAGAAATCACCCCAACACGACGAAAAAAGAAGCGAATAGCATCCAAACCTGGCTCAAAGAGTTTATCTGAAGGTAAATGCTTAACTGTATCAATTATTTCATTAGGGTTTGATTTAAACCATGAGTATGCACGTGTACATAACACTATCTCAGGTTCTTTTTTCAATGTGCTAATAACTTTTTCTAATGCACCAACATTAAGTAGGTCATCGTTCCCCAGAATCATACAATACTTGCCCTTTGCAGATTCTATGCAGTTCCTTAAATTTTTATCGTAGCCAAGATTGACAGTATTCAAACAAAGGCGCGCATTATCAATTGATTTAGCTTCAACATAACTATTGAATGCTTTTATAATTTGATCACGCTGAGGCGATACATCCTCGCAAATGACAACTTCGAACTCATTCTGATTAAAATCTCCTACCTGAGAATAAACACTATCCAACAGAGGATATAAAAATTCAACGCGATTATAAGATGGTATACAAATACTAATAAACATAAATTACCTAATTTAAATATTTAATAACTTTGGCAGGAACTCCCCCAATAACGCAAGGACGATAATACTGATCTTTAACCACCGCATTAGCGGCAACGATTGAACCAGCGCAAATATGGGCACCGGCAAGCACTACTACTCCATTACCAATCCAAACTCTTTCACCAATAAATACTTCTTTAAAATCGTCAAGAGCTCTCATATATGGCGGAATGGCGATATCCAGTTTATCAACATTTAATGTTCCGTGAGAATGATCTCCGATGTAGACATTACTTCCAATTAACGTATCACGTTCGATCGTAATTTTATAGGCACAAGAAATTCGAACACGATCAGAGAGCATCAAATGACTACCGATCTGTAGCTGTGGTTCAAATGACTGCCCACGATATTCTGTTATCGCTTGAATTAAGCAATTGTCACCTAAACGAATTTCACCGTTGATACCAATAGCTTTCCGACCAATAATCTTTGAGCCTCTACCTACGGACGATATTGGAGCGTTATACACAAATGAAAATACCTTAGAACGCACCTTTGACATAGCTTTATGAAGAAAAAAAAATAACGAATCCATATCAAAAAAAAATCCGCTTTAAAAAATGAAACGTATATTTTAGTATTTTAGGATATTTTATAACCTTACTAAAAAAAGCCCTATAATAAATATTATTAGCGTACGATTTATCAATTAAACTAATAGCATCACTTTTATCAAAGCGAGTACCAATCTTGTCATTGTAAAAGAATGGAATTACAAAGAAAAGCGAATAATTACTAAACATCTTTTTAATATGTTGGTCATTATCAAAAAAATAATTAACTATATATAATAAATTTTGGGAGAAAACCTTAACTACATTATATCCACCAGAGTTATCTTGTTGGGCTATAACCATTGGACTGCTAACATAAGTAAAGTTAGTGCCACTTAATAAAGAAGAGAATACCCATGACATCTGATAAAGCTTTGTACCTTCAAAATCAGAATAGTCCTCGACATTAATGTGAGATACTTGTCGATCAATAATTATACTAGATATAAATGTAAAATAAACACCGACTTTTTCTATAAAGGCCTCCTTTAAACTATAATTATGATAACTAATCTTATTTTTACATGATAACGCCTTGTATCGAGAGGAACTTTTTCTAATATAATATGGCTTTAAAAAATATATTGCAGATTCATTATTTTCAAAAAGCGTTAATAATTCCCTCAATGAATCAGAACAAATTTCTTCATCATCACCTAATAACCAAAAAAAACGTCCTTGTGCTCGCTCATATGCTGCACGAAAATTGCCATCCATACCTAAATTTTTACGGTGACGAATGTACTTAAACCAACTATGGTCCTCTAAAGTCGATTTAAAGTATTCACATAATGATTCTGTTGTATCCTGTGAATTATTATCCAAAACTACCAATTCAATTTGGTCATTATTAACGTTTAAATCTGACACCTGTTGGAATACAGATTCTAACAACCTTTCTAAATAGTGTGCTCGATTAAACGTAGGTATACATATTGATAACTTATAATTAAACGTTTTGTCCATAATTGTTCTTCATTTTGAATTTAGAGAAAATAAAATTCGACCCAAGTGCATAAAATAACCAAGACACCAAAAAATATGAAATTATCATCGAGAATGATGAAAAATAAATGCAACAGGTCAAAAGAACTATAGTGAGCAATATCGCTGTCAATACAGATAAAGTAGTATAAATTTCTATTTTGTGGGCTCGAATGAAAGTGGCCTGGCAAGCAACAATATGGTTTGCAAACATAGCTAACGACATAATCGCAAAAAACAAAGGACTCAATAAACGATCTGCTTGTTTTATATGTAAAAAATCTAGAAAAAAAAGTGACAGAGTAGCTATTGCAGTCAAAAATAAGTAAAACGAAGCAGACTGAATAAAAACTGTACGGTAGTGATAGAACACATTTTTATCTTTTTGGGAGATTAATTTACCCCACAAGGGGACCTTTGTAGTAATCCAAGCAAGAGACAAGGTGATCATCATATTTATAACAGTCATACTCATGCCAAGCTTACCCGAAAATTCAGGACCATAAAATTTAAATGCTAATGGGTTTATCAACTGAAATATAAAATAACCGCTCAACCAGCTCAATGACGTCCGCCATTGCATTGGATAAACTTCTTTTTTCCAATTGATTGTATTTTCGTACAAATTCCGCTCAACAATTGATTTTCTGAGGAGAAAAAAAAGATTTTTTCTCAACCATGAACTACCTACAAGTACAGCACTAATAGAAGTAGCAGCTGTAGCATAAATACCAAGATTAGTTACAATAAAAATACAGGCTAAAAATATCGTTACAATGGACTGACACAATCTAACTTTCGCGATATTTATTACGTAACCGCACCCTTCTGAAAAGGATAAAAATGCATTTACCACCAAACTCATCCCCGATGTAATTACAAGCAAACACCAAGGGATAACTATATTTATATCATTAACCGTATTGGCGGAGTCTAGTTTTTTTTCAGTAAAAAAAAATAGCCCCGCTGGTATTAAGACAACTAAAACGACTAAGAAAATCAGTATATAGCTTACCCCTGTTAAACGACAAAGTGACAGCAATCTGCCTAGAGATTCCTTATCGCCTGTTATTTTAGAGTTATCTATTCTCAATTTAGCCATTTCATGACTTGCAAACTGGGTAATGATTGTCCCCAAACCTAATTCAAATACAACTTGAAAGGCAATAACACTCATAAAAGCAAAGTAGTATCCCTGCAGCTCAGAGGACATAAAACTTGATATTAATACTAAAACTAACACCCCCCCCAATAAAGAAGTAAACTTTCCTAAAATGACAAAAAAAACCGCAGAATCCACACCAATTTTTTTAAAGAGATTTTTCATCTATAATATCTATAACATAACCAAATGAAAGTAAGCTATTAAAACTTTATAACCCTGAATTCAACTGCAAAGTGCAACACTCGCCAATATCAAGCAGGCAATGCCATTTCTTTAAATCAAATTGTTGGCTGCTTGAAGTCTAAACATGTTCTTGGTCGTTAATTTATCCGCAATAAAGCGAATTCAATTTCGCTATCTGTTACCGTTGTTAGGTCGGTTCCTTTCTTCACATATCACCTTAAAAGACCGTTAGCATTCTCATTGGCTCCACGCTCCAAAGAGCTATAAGGGTGGGCAAAGTACAAATCGGATTCCGACTCTTGGACGATGGTTTCATGACCCACAAACTCTCTCCCGTTATCTGCCGTGATGGTATGTACATGCGCCTTGTAGCTCTATTGTTGCTTTGGTGATATCACCCGCTGACTTGGATGGCACTTTCTTCACCACGTAAAATCGTATTTTACGCTTTGAAATAGTCTCCATAGTGCCGTGCTTGCTACTTGCCTAATACGGTGTCAATCTCCCAATCACCAAATCGCTCCTTACTGTCAACGATGCTTAGCCTATCATCGTTCGAAACGGCATTCTTCTACACCTTCCCTTGAAGGTCGCACTTATTCTCTTAAATCAGGTGTATAATATTAATTAAGCCAAAACCTGATAATTAATTATAGATCTTGTTATATAATTGCAGCACTCATGGCGTTACATATTACCAATATAAAACAACTAGCGTGCTCATAGTAATAACAAAGGAAATGTCAGCCTTAAATAAAATAGACAAAAAACTCAATCAACAATAAATTCAATTAAAAACCTTATTACTATGAATTATTATGAGAATATAAAATACTTTAATGCTAAATATTTAATTAGCGGCCGCTGTTGAGTTACACAACCATCAACAATTAAATAGCCAGAAAAAACAAAAGACAGACATTACAAATGTTTTGAGTTAGTGTTTTGCAATGCCAATCATGATAGCAATTAATTAAACCTCTGACATATACAATACCTAATTTACTAGTTTTTCAATTCCACGTTGGTAAGTGTGTTTTGCCTCCCACCCCAATGCGATTAAACTTTCATTCTTAGCATAAGAATTCAATATCTCATTTTTACGCGTAGGCATCGAGCCATATAAAATCTCAGTTTCTTTATTATTAAGGTGTTTTTTTAGATGTTCAATAAATGTGTAAAGAGGAATAGACTTTCCAGTACCGACTTGAAATTCTGCGTAACTTTCTAAGTTTTCATAAGGTGTTATTATTACAGTTAGGTAGGCACTTATCACGTCATCTATATATACTAAATCCCTTTTTTGTTTGCAATCTGTACATTCAACTTTTCTTTCATTCCTAACTAAGGCATCAAGAATAAAAGGGATGAACTTTTGACCACTATCACCGGGACCATAAACATGCTCAAGCCTCATATTTAAAAATTTCACGGGATGATTTTCAGAAATCAATTGTCCCCAGTTATTAAAACTTTTTTTAGTATAAATATAAGGTAGCATATATTGATAGTCGAACTCAGCTTTGGAAAAGTAGCTATCTGTATTAATAAACTTTTTTATACCCAGCTTAGCGCATAACTCAAGTAACTTTAGAGGTTTAACAACATTAGCATCTTCAACAGATGAAAATGATTCATTATTTCTTCCGTATGCTGTTGCAAGATGAACAACTGCATGAGGAATAACATCAAGCTTTTGTATGGTTTCTCTAATATTCTCCCATGTGCACCATACAATTTTATTTTTTTTGTATGGTGCATTATTTTTGAATGTCTTGCGAGACAAAGCAATGACAATGAATCCTTTTTCCAACAAAAGATTAACTAAATGACCACCTATAAAACCTGTTGCACCAGTTACAATGATAGTCTGGGAAGTTGGATTCATTGACATCGTATAGTCCTTTTAGTTTTCTTTAGAAGTTTACCCCAAAAAACTCTTCAAATTTCGCAATCACGTAATTTAAATGTTCTTTGGTTAATCCTGGATAGATACCCACCCAGAATGTTTGGTTCATAATACGGTCAGTGTTAGTCAATTCACCCACCACACGGTATTCACGACCTTCAAAGTAAGGCTGACGAGTCAAGTTACCGGCGAACAGTAAACGAGTGCCAACTTTGGCTTCATCGAGGAATTTAACCAGTTCAACACGGCTAACCCCGGCAGTTTCCTTCAATGTGATAGGGAAACCGAACCAAGAAGGTTCAGAGTTAGGGGTTGCTTCTGGCAGTTCTAAGAACTCAGCACAGCTGCTTAAACCCGCTTTCAAATAGGCGAAGTTGGCTTTACGTTGTGCTACAAACTCTTCGACGCGTTCAAGCTGTGCCAAACCACAGGCGGCTTGCATGTCGGTGATTTTCAGGTTGTAACCTAAATGAGAGTAAGTGTATTTGTGGTCGTAACCTGCTGGCAATGAACCCAGTTGTTGGCCAAAACGCTTACCGCAGGTGTTGTCACAACCCGGTGCGCAGTAACAATCACGGCCCCAATCACGGAAGGATTCGATAATCACTTTCAGCTCTTTAGACTTAGTGAATACCGCACCGCCCTCACCCATAGTGATGTGGTGTGCTGGGTAAAAACTCACGGTACCGATATCACCAAAAGTACCGACCATTTTGCCGTCATACTTGGTGCCTAAGGCATCACAACAATCTTCCACTAACCAAAGGTTGTATTTATCAGCAATTTTGCGAACTTCAGCAAGATTGAATGGGTTACCTAAGGTATGCGCCACCATGATCGCTTTAGTTTTTTCGGTCACCGCTGCTTCAATCAAGGCTGCATCGATGTTGTAAGTCGGAATATCAACGTCAACAAATACCGGAATGAGGCCGTTTTGAATACTTGGGTTAACGGTAGTTGGGAAACCAGCGGCAACTGTGATCACTTCATCGCCTGGTTTTAAAGCGCGGTCACCTAACTTGTGTGAGGTTAGCGCAGTTAGCGCCAGCAAGTTGGCAGAAGAGCCAGAAGTGGTGGTCAACACATGTGGCACGCCAATGTATTCACCCAGTTTTTTCTCAAACGCATCATTAAAACGACCGGTAGTTAACCAGCCATCCAGCGATGCCTCAACCATTAATTGCAGTTCTTTGGCACCAATGACTTTACCTGATGGCGGCACCACACTTTGCCCTGCCACGAACATTTTAGGTGCTAATGCTTGCTCAGCATATTTTCCAACCAACTCGGCAATTTGCTCTCGTAACTCTTGAGTGCTCATCAGTCTCAATTCCTATCGTTATTTTTTAAAATGTTGCTGCTGGTGAATTCAGTCAGCGTTATTGATTAATGCCAGTGAATTAGTTAATTCCCGCGGCACTCATGTAATCGCGGAT
Proteins encoded in this region:
- a CDS encoding mannose-1-phosphate guanylyltransferase/mannose-6-phosphate isomerase, producing the protein MITPVIMAGGTGSRLWPLSRELFPKQFLNVDGELTMLQATISRLGELSCGAPLLICNEDHRFLVAEQLRQQGKLASNIILEPAGRNTAPAIALAAFTALQAAIDGSEPLLLVLAADHVIRDESSFTNSVQVAVTHAEAGKLVTFGIVPTAPETGYGYIKRGAVQGSSFSVAQFVEKPDLATASAYLASGEYYWNSGMFLFSAKRYLEELKAYRPDIYASCEKAVGTVDPDLDFVRVNKAAFLACPSESIDYAVMEKTADAVVVPMDAGWSDVGSWSSLWEISPKDEQGNVNKGDVMSFDSANNYVFAETGLVSLVGVDNLVVVQTKDALLVAHKNNVQDVKKVVQQLKADGRTEHRIHREVYRPWGKYDSIDMGERYQVKRITVKPGEKLSIQMHHHRAEHWIVVSGTAKVTNGDSTFLVTENESTYIPIGIIHALENPGKLPLELIEVQSGSYLGEDDIVRFEDRYGRVEG
- a CDS encoding glycosyltransferase family 4 protein codes for the protein MFADFSQVVVLAFSDTDKCKICQDSQQKFVTLPKPSFLELFKNLFFKVLLERWSLNEALFYSYKAQRIINSHLNSDIDVVYVDSVRMATYLLVNGFSGAISVLDYDDIYSLRYENLYKSGGAVDVLGFYKSKLPRVVLYFIPLIIRAVLKFESARIRKRELFYASKFDGRVIVSPVESKMLSEMANLDVTDIAMSVPDYSRRVSRFSCLIENTDSKVSSVRVSLIGNFDYFPNQQSVDYIVNQIFPVFIQNGVVLTLDLIGRTSDDFKARYNLSNVNFLGFVDDLHEAVADSVCLLSPIVSGTGIKTKIVESFSLGLPVVTNQKGIEGLDVNNNRDILLAGTPEEYFEQVMRLANDLSFRDNISLNAYQYFSLNFRMEVIRSKWVSLIKNLEQR
- a CDS encoding glycosyltransferase family 4 protein; its protein translation is MAYMESLKRLVAVDGFVLSKCNGMSYCLQSILNAIPAECRSRFVIIVPKCEAAIESVPAGYEVKILNCSSFLLWSNVVLPYFLLKNFSRVSKVFHPANTMPFLSSSFFENYLLLHDVMFLRELSFSSLKHRLNHLYYKMNLFFSLKAVDKIITVSNFSKSDICSYFSNIHSDDITVIDESAKKFPRSESVKLPVGRIYLSVCLSDPRKNSILSVEGFLRYSEHSANSDSTLVLFGDPKYWEALKQRFTNVAGFSERVLFVGRVSDGQLAFLYQNAHAFLFPSSYEGFGLPVLEAMSFGTPVVTSRVTSLGEVAGEAGVYIEEFSAEQIAGALVLLDDAHKYADFKQRSLANVRRYSWDRSAELLLKLFNS
- a CDS encoding glycosyltransferase family 2 protein, with product MFISICIPSYNRVEFLYPLLDSVYSQVGDFNQNEFEVVICEDVSPQRDQIIKAFNSYVEAKSIDNARLCLNTVNLGYDKNLRNCIESAKGKYCMILGNDDLLNVGALEKVISTLKKEPEIVLCTRAYSWFKSNPNEIIDTVKHLPSDKLFEPGLDAIRFFFRRVGVISGFVVNVDKAKQLATDKFDGHLYYQMYLAGMLVSEGKGYYFSDVITLSRDSETPDFGNAAGEKGIFVPGGYVPEGRIHMVKGLLNIAKDIEENTHIDDAYISIKKDLAHYFYPYIRDQLNLPIKNYILMVKRFMDIGFKNEMFFYVHVVVGYILKSSRYDLFIKYVRDRLGSTPKI
- a CDS encoding acyltransferase, producing the protein MDSLFFFLHKAMSKVRSKVFSFVYNAPISSVGRGSKIIGRKAIGINGEIRLGDNCLIQAITEYRGQSFEPQLQIGSHLMLSDRVRISCAYKITIERDTLIGSNVYIGDHSHGTLNVDKLDIAIPPYMRALDDFKEVFIGERVWIGNGVVVLAGAHICAGSIVAANAVVKDQYYRPCVIGGVPAKVIKYLN
- a CDS encoding glycosyltransferase family 2 protein, which translates into the protein MDKTFNYKLSICIPTFNRAHYLERLLESVFQQVSDLNVNNDQIELVVLDNNSQDTTESLCEYFKSTLEDHSWFKYIRHRKNLGMDGNFRAAYERAQGRFFWLLGDDEEICSDSLRELLTLFENNESAIYFLKPYYIRKSSSRYKALSCKNKISYHNYSLKEAFIEKVGVYFTFISSIIIDRQVSHINVEDYSDFEGTKLYQMSWVFSSLLSGTNFTYVSSPMVIAQQDNSGGYNVVKVFSQNLLYIVNYFFDNDQHIKKMFSNYSLFFVIPFFYNDKIGTRFDKSDAISLIDKSYANNIYYRAFFSKVIKYPKILKYTFHFLKRIFF
- a CDS encoding NAD-dependent epimerase/dehydratase family protein, with amino-acid sequence MSMNPTSQTIIVTGATGFIGGHLVNLLLEKGFIVIALSRKTFKNNAPYKKNKIVWCTWENIRETIQKLDVIPHAVVHLATAYGRNNESFSSVEDANVVKPLKLLELCAKLGIKKFINTDSYFSKAEFDYQYMLPYIYTKKSFNNWGQLISENHPVKFLNMRLEHVYGPGDSGQKFIPFILDALVRNERKVECTDCKQKRDLVYIDDVISAYLTVIITPYENLESYAEFQVGTGKSIPLYTFIEHLKKHLNNKETEILYGSMPTRKNEILNSYAKNESLIALGWEAKHTYQRGIEKLVN
- the rfbH gene encoding lipopolysaccharide biosynthesis protein RfbH; translated protein: MSTQELREQIAELVGKYAEQALAPKMFVAGQSVVPPSGKVIGAKELQLMVEASLDGWLTTGRFNDAFEKKLGEYIGVPHVLTTTSGSSANLLALTALTSHKLGDRALKPGDEVITVAAGFPTTVNPSIQNGLIPVFVDVDIPTYNIDAALIEAAVTEKTKAIMVAHTLGNPFNLAEVRKIADKYNLWLVEDCCDALGTKYDGKMVGTFGDIGTVSFYPAHHITMGEGGAVFTKSKELKVIIESFRDWGRDCYCAPGCDNTCGKRFGQQLGSLPAGYDHKYTYSHLGYNLKITDMQAACGLAQLERVEEFVAQRKANFAYLKAGLSSCAEFLELPEATPNSEPSWFGFPITLKETAGVSRVELVKFLDEAKVGTRLLFAGNLTRQPYFEGREYRVVGELTNTDRIMNQTFWVGIYPGLTKEHLNYVIAKFEEFFGVNF